The following proteins come from a genomic window of Corallococcus sp. NCRR:
- a CDS encoding DUF1775 domain-containing protein → MKSFLGPLCVVTGSLLSSSAFAHAAVAGATPPYAGATFEADITVSHGCDGVDTSKMRVQIPEGVTGVRPVDSVFGTAEVEKDANGNVTAVTWTRPSGAVKAADTHFFHLGLRMKLPSKPFTTLFFPTTQTCSTPAGVETVVAWTSTAGGEHNHDGDAGTGASENPAPSLYLLPSRLPGWNQYTVDEHVHDLTVFKDALIVWSGTQAYSFNPVTQALIEKEPGVTALTQIHPGTVIWVKY, encoded by the coding sequence ATGAAGTCTTTCCTGGGGCCGTTGTGTGTCGTCACGGGTTCGCTGCTGTCCTCGTCCGCCTTCGCGCACGCGGCGGTGGCGGGGGCCACGCCTCCCTATGCCGGTGCGACCTTCGAGGCCGACATCACGGTGAGCCACGGCTGTGACGGCGTGGACACGTCCAAGATGCGGGTCCAGATTCCGGAGGGCGTGACGGGGGTGCGCCCGGTGGACTCCGTGTTCGGCACGGCCGAGGTGGAGAAGGACGCCAACGGCAACGTGACGGCGGTGACGTGGACCCGGCCCTCGGGCGCCGTGAAGGCGGCGGACACGCACTTCTTCCACCTGGGGCTGCGCATGAAGCTGCCCTCGAAGCCGTTCACCACGCTGTTCTTCCCCACGACGCAGACGTGCAGCACGCCAGCGGGCGTGGAGACGGTGGTGGCGTGGACGAGCACGGCGGGAGGCGAGCACAACCACGACGGGGACGCGGGCACGGGGGCTTCCGAGAACCCGGCGCCGTCGCTCTACCTGCTGCCTTCGCGGCTGCCGGGTTGGAACCAGTACACGGTGGACGAGCACGTGCATGACCTGACCGTGTTCAAGGACGCGCTCATCGTGTGGTCCGGCACGCAGGCGTACAGCTTCAACCCCGTCACGCAGGCGCTCATCGAGAAGGAGCCCGGCGTCACCGCGCTCACGCAGATCCATCCGGGCACGGTCATCTGGGTGAAGTACTAG